Proteins found in one Pocillopora verrucosa isolate sample1 chromosome 12, ASM3666991v2, whole genome shotgun sequence genomic segment:
- the LOC131778052 gene encoding NADH dehydrogenase [ubiquinone] 1 alpha subcomplex subunit 11, translating to MPTTPKFDEPWMDELDGHNCVSRAISFGARGAFVGGIYGAAWSALRIPDPHPTPLILQSFILMKNNSILVGGAASLFALTTCTAASMREKDDHFNWALGGAASGVLIGFSKSSWGLGCGLATAFAAAGALAKYSGVYKHPLRTDRVYV from the exons atGCCCACCACCCCCAAATTTGACGAACCATGGATGGACGAACTCGATGGACATAACTGTGTGAGTAGAGCTATTAGTTTTGGAGCAAGAGGAGCGTTTGTAG GTGGTATCTATGGTGCTGCTTGGTCTGCGCTGAGAATCCCAGATCCTCATCCCACTCCACTTATCCTGCAGTCCTTTATTTTGATGAAGAATAACTCAATCCTTGTTG GTGGTGCAGCAAGTTTGTTTGCTTTAACAACATGCACAGCAGCTTCAATGAGAGAAAAAGATGACCATTTTAACTGGGCCTTAGGAGGTGCTGCAAGTGGAGTTCTGATTGGATTTAGCA AGAGCAGTTGGGGGTTGGGCTGTGGTCTTGCAACAGCATTTGCCGCTGCTGGAGCTTTAGCCAAGTACTCTGGTGTGTACAAACATCCTCTGCGTACTGACAGAGTCTATGTGTGA